In Alteromonas macleodii, the sequence GCTAATTGCGAGGGTGTTATTCCTGCTTTTTCTGCAATTTTCACATATTCTGCTGTAGCAGCCTGCGCAGGCGCTTTATCTCTGAAAAGCCCCATCCGCTGAGCTAGCGTCCACCGGCTACCTTCTGGCCGTGCGCCGTTTTGGTATTTGCCGCTTAGTATGCCTGTCGCTAATGGTGACCAAGGCAGGTAAGCGATATTTTCTAGTTCACACATCTCAATTAAATAGGGCCAGTCTTTTGCGTGCAGTAAGCTGAACTCATTTTGGATAGATACAGGAAGAGGCATATCGAGCTCTTTGCAAAGGGTGAGAAAAATGTGAATGCCCCAAGGCGTATCGTCCGACAGCCCCCAGTGTCTTATTTTACCTTCGTCTAATGCACGCTTAATTCCCATGAGAATATCGCGCATACCCTCTATTTCTTTTTCGCGATTCGTTTTGGTGGGATTCGCGCCATCAGGCCAATGTTTTCCAAAATGTGGCGTGACTCTGTTCGGCCAATGTAGCTGGTAAACATCAATATAGTCAGTATTTAAACGCTCTAGCGAATCAGTAAGCGCGTTGCTAACCGCATCAGACGTAATTGGCCCAGCATTGCGGATATACTTCAAGCCGCTGC encodes:
- a CDS encoding aldo/keto reductase; translated protein: MKFNRLGNSDLQVSDICLGTMTWGIQNTQQDADEQIAYALDKGVNFLDTAEMYPVPPNAQTYGDTERIIGNWISRNEAKRSDIILMTKVAGSGLKYIRNAGPITSDAVSNALTDSLERLNTDYIDVYQLHWPNRVTPHFGKHWPDGANPTKTNREKEIEGMRDILMGIKRALDEGKIRHWGLSDDTPWGIHIFLTLCKELDMPLPVSIQNEFSLLHAKDWPYLIEMCELENIAYLPWSPLATGILSGKYQNGARPEGSRWTLAQRMGLFRDKAPAQAATAEYVKIAEKAGITPSQLALAWCQQVPGVTSTIIGATTMPQLKENIDAFDITLSNETLEEVHKVFRQYPLGF